One genomic region from Anguilla rostrata isolate EN2019 chromosome 2, ASM1855537v3, whole genome shotgun sequence encodes:
- the rogdi gene encoding protein rogdi homolog isoform X1 produces MSAASQAERAVLEEEFKWLLKEEVHAVLKQLKDILKEASRRFSMPAGGLESQLKQENFILGSSTMDQVKGVLTLQGEALTQADINLKMAKSNQVMHFAFRDDKQWKMQQIQDARNHVSQALQLLNSRDESYHFKTGAEVNKLMDAVMMQLTRARNRLTTPATMTLPELASSGLMKMFTPPMPGDLMVNFYINLSKLCLTVYQLHVLQPNTTKNFKPAGSSVLHNPGSMFEINNMKFEVSHVHKVECVVPWLNDTLVFFTISLQLCQQLKDKISVFSSYWNYGPF; encoded by the exons ATGTCAGCGGCGAGTCAAGCAGAAAGAGCCGTCTTG GAAGAAGAATTCAAATGGCTTTTGAAAGAGGAAGTCCATGCTGTCCTGAAGCAGCTGAAAGATATATTGAAG GAGGCATCACGCCGCTTTTCAATGCCAGCAGGGGGTCTGGAAAGCCAACTTAAACAAGAAAATTTCATTCTGGGTAGCTCAAC CATGGACCAAGTGAAAGGAGTGCTGACATTACAAGGGGAAGCTCTAACCCAGGct GATATCAATTTAAAGATGGCCAAAAGTAATCAAGTGATGCACTTTGCATTTCGTGATGACAAGCAATGGAAAATGCAGCAG ATTCAGGATGCCAGGAACCATGTGAGCCAGGCTCTTCAGCTGCTGAATAGCCGTGATGAGAGTTACCACTTTAAAACGGGGGCAGAAGTTAACAAG CTAATGGATGCAGTGATGATGCAGCTAACACGGGCTCGTAATCGTCTTACCACCCCAGCCACTATGACACTGCCCGAGCTGGCCTCCAGTGGCCTCATG aaaatgtTCACGCCCCCAATGCCAGGAGATCTGATGGTGAATTTCTACATCAACCTCAGCAAGCTGTGTCTGACAGTCTATCAACTGCATGTCCTGCAGCCCAACACTACCAAG aattttaagCCTGCTGGAAGTTCAGTTTTGCATAATCCTGGTTCAATGTT tgaAATCAACAACATGAAGTTCGAAGTCAGTCACGTGCACAAAGTGGAGTGTGTCGTCCCCTGGCTCAACGACACCTTGGTTTTTTTTACCATCTCCCTGCAGCTCTGCCAGCAGCTGAAAGATAAG attTCTGTGTTTTCCAGTTACTGGAACTATGGACCATTCTAG
- the rogdi gene encoding protein rogdi homolog isoform X2 produces the protein MIVSFSDREVAKQCQTFMLHSWDEALVLEASRRFSMPAGGLESQLKQENFILGSSTMDQVKGVLTLQGEALTQADINLKMAKSNQVMHFAFRDDKQWKMQQIQDARNHVSQALQLLNSRDESYHFKTGAEVNKLMDAVMMQLTRARNRLTTPATMTLPELASSGLMKMFTPPMPGDLMVNFYINLSKLCLTVYQLHVLQPNTTKNFKPAGSSVLHNPGSMFEINNMKFEVSHVHKVECVVPWLNDTLVFFTISLQLCQQLKDKISVFSSYWNYGPF, from the exons ATGATTGTAAGCTTTTCAGACCGTGAGGTGGCAAAGCAGTGCCAAACCttcatgcttcacagttgggatgaggCTTTGGTGTTG GAGGCATCACGCCGCTTTTCAATGCCAGCAGGGGGTCTGGAAAGCCAACTTAAACAAGAAAATTTCATTCTGGGTAGCTCAAC CATGGACCAAGTGAAAGGAGTGCTGACATTACAAGGGGAAGCTCTAACCCAGGct GATATCAATTTAAAGATGGCCAAAAGTAATCAAGTGATGCACTTTGCATTTCGTGATGACAAGCAATGGAAAATGCAGCAG ATTCAGGATGCCAGGAACCATGTGAGCCAGGCTCTTCAGCTGCTGAATAGCCGTGATGAGAGTTACCACTTTAAAACGGGGGCAGAAGTTAACAAG CTAATGGATGCAGTGATGATGCAGCTAACACGGGCTCGTAATCGTCTTACCACCCCAGCCACTATGACACTGCCCGAGCTGGCCTCCAGTGGCCTCATG aaaatgtTCACGCCCCCAATGCCAGGAGATCTGATGGTGAATTTCTACATCAACCTCAGCAAGCTGTGTCTGACAGTCTATCAACTGCATGTCCTGCAGCCCAACACTACCAAG aattttaagCCTGCTGGAAGTTCAGTTTTGCATAATCCTGGTTCAATGTT tgaAATCAACAACATGAAGTTCGAAGTCAGTCACGTGCACAAAGTGGAGTGTGTCGTCCCCTGGCTCAACGACACCTTGGTTTTTTTTACCATCTCCCTGCAGCTCTGCCAGCAGCTGAAAGATAAG attTCTGTGTTTTCCAGTTACTGGAACTATGGACCATTCTAG
- the rogdi gene encoding protein rogdi homolog isoform X3 encodes MPAGGLESQLKQENFILGSSTMDQVKGVLTLQGEALTQADINLKMAKSNQVMHFAFRDDKQWKMQQIQDARNHVSQALQLLNSRDESYHFKTGAEVNKLMDAVMMQLTRARNRLTTPATMTLPELASSGLMKMFTPPMPGDLMVNFYINLSKLCLTVYQLHVLQPNTTKNFKPAGSSVLHNPGSMFEINNMKFEVSHVHKVECVVPWLNDTLVFFTISLQLCQQLKDKISVFSSYWNYGPF; translated from the exons ATGCCAGCAGGGGGTCTGGAAAGCCAACTTAAACAAGAAAATTTCATTCTGGGTAGCTCAAC CATGGACCAAGTGAAAGGAGTGCTGACATTACAAGGGGAAGCTCTAACCCAGGct GATATCAATTTAAAGATGGCCAAAAGTAATCAAGTGATGCACTTTGCATTTCGTGATGACAAGCAATGGAAAATGCAGCAG ATTCAGGATGCCAGGAACCATGTGAGCCAGGCTCTTCAGCTGCTGAATAGCCGTGATGAGAGTTACCACTTTAAAACGGGGGCAGAAGTTAACAAG CTAATGGATGCAGTGATGATGCAGCTAACACGGGCTCGTAATCGTCTTACCACCCCAGCCACTATGACACTGCCCGAGCTGGCCTCCAGTGGCCTCATG aaaatgtTCACGCCCCCAATGCCAGGAGATCTGATGGTGAATTTCTACATCAACCTCAGCAAGCTGTGTCTGACAGTCTATCAACTGCATGTCCTGCAGCCCAACACTACCAAG aattttaagCCTGCTGGAAGTTCAGTTTTGCATAATCCTGGTTCAATGTT tgaAATCAACAACATGAAGTTCGAAGTCAGTCACGTGCACAAAGTGGAGTGTGTCGTCCCCTGGCTCAACGACACCTTGGTTTTTTTTACCATCTCCCTGCAGCTCTGCCAGCAGCTGAAAGATAAG attTCTGTGTTTTCCAGTTACTGGAACTATGGACCATTCTAG
- the LOC135248165 gene encoding galanin receptor 2b-like has protein sequence MSDYEDFNKMGGPGNISENYQFNPASVIVSVVFSLIFLLGTIGNSLVLAVLLRNGQMGYNTTNLFILNLSVADFFFIIFCVPFQATIYSLEGWVFGSFMCKAVHFFINLTMYASSFTLAAVSVDRYLAIRYPLRSRELRTPCNAVAAMAVIWGLSLVFAGPYLSYYDLIDFASGNVCVPGWTEHNRKVLDTCTFVFGYVMPVLIVSLSYTRTIKYLWTAVDPLDGMSESKRAKRKVTKMIIIVTVLFCICWLPYHVVILCYLYGDFPFNQTTYAFRLLSHCMAYANSCLNPIVYALVSKHFRKGFKKVFSCILSKKGRNKVHVVHVANTVPGFETGSTEVSQMNENAQRNDCEMGNRSPAVPEEAAMVVTLPFQQPS, from the exons ATGTCAGATTACGAGGACTTCAACAAAATGGGGGGCCCTGGGAACATATCAGAGAATTACCAGTTCAATCCCGCCAGCGTGATTGTTTCAGTGGTGTTCTCGCTCATCTTCCTGCTCGGCACCATCGGCAACAGCCTGGTGCTGGCAGTGCTCCTGAGGAACGGGCAGATGGGCTACAACACCACCAACCTGTTCATTCTCAACCTCAGCGTGGCCGacttcttcttcatcatcttctGCGTGCCTTTCCAAGCGACCATCTACTCCCTGGAGGGCTGGGTGTTTGGCTCCTTCATGTGCAAGGCTGTCCACTTCTTCATCAACCTCACCATGTACGCCAGCAGCTTCACCCTGGCCGCTGTCTCTGTTGACAG GTATCTGGCCATCCGCTACCCGTTGCGGTCTAGAGAGTTGAGAACACCATGCAATGCGGTTGCTGCCATGGCAGTCATCTGGGGCCTGTCTCTGGTCTTTGCAGGGCCCTACTTAAGCTACTATGACCTAATTGACTTTGCCAGCGGCAATGTGTGCGTTCCTGGCTGGACAGAACATAACCGCAAAGTTCTGGACACgtgcacatttgtgtttggGTATGTGATGCCTGTGCTCATTGTCAGCCTCTCCTACACCAGGACTATAAAGTACCTCTGGACTGCTGTGGACCCCTTGGACGGCATGTCCGAGTCCAAGAGAGCCAAGCGCAAAGTCACCAAGATGATCATCATTGTCACTGTGCTCTTCTGTATATGCTGGCTACCCTACCACGTGGTGATCCTGTGCTACCTATACGGAGACTTCCCCTTCAATCAGACAACGTACGCGTTCAGACTGCTGTCCCACTGCATGGCCTACGCCAACTCCTGCCTCAATCCCATCGTCTACGCCCTGGTGTCTAAGCACTTCCGCAAAGGCTTCAAAAAGGTTTTCAGCTGCATTCTGAGCAAAAAAGGCAGGAACAAGGTACATGTTGTGCATGTGGCCAACACTGTGCCCGGGTTTGAGACAGGGTCAACAGAGGTATCACAAATGAATGAGAATGCTCAAAGGAATGATTGTGAAATGGGTAACCGTTCCCCAGCTGTTCCAGAAGAGGCTGCAATGGTAGTTACTTTGCCTTTCCAACAGCCATCTTGA